A single Populus alba chromosome 7, ASM523922v2, whole genome shotgun sequence DNA region contains:
- the LOC118063262 gene encoding HVA22-like protein k, which translates to MDKKCHKPYFLVKHSVSHLKKLSASIPMALLGSNVVNEVGLRLLLCPLGSNIVVRTACCSVGIVLPVYHTFKAIERKDENEEQKWLMYWAAYGSFTLAEVFTDKLISWFPMYYHMKFAFLVWLQLPSAEGAKQLYMNHLRPFLLRHQARVDLIMGLAYGKMVKLISNHQAELQYAKRMLLKVMGSADQMLKDAPNHPEGHPEVPAIEEEQTRTILDTESDHAD; encoded by the exons ATGGACAAAAAGTGTCATAAACCGTATTTTCTTGTCAAACACTCAGTTTCACATCTCAAGAAACTCTCTGCTTCGATTCCTATGGCTCTTCTGGGATCCAACGTGGTAAACGAG GTCGGGTTGCGGTTACTTCTTTGCCCACTTGGATCGAACATTGTAGTAAGAACAGCATG CTGTTCTGTGGGGATTGTTTTACCTGTGTACCATACATTCAAAGCAATTGAgagaaaagatgaaaatgagGAACAGAAGTGGCTAATGTACTGGGCAG CATATGGATCTTTCACCCTTGCGGAGGTTTTTACAGACAAGTTGATCTCTTG GTTTCCGATGTATTATCACATGAAGTTTGCTTTTCTGGTGTGGCTTCAACTTCCATCTGCTGAA GGGGCTAAGCAATTGTATATGAACCACCTGCGTCCATTCTTATTGAGGCATCAAGCTAGAGTTGATCTGATTATGGGCTTAGCATATGGTAAAATG GTCAAACTCATCAGCAATCACCAAGCAGAACTTCAATATGCTAAGAGAATGCTTTTGAAGGTTATGGGATCAG CTGaccaaatgttaaaggatgcCCCTAATCACCCAGAAGGGCACCCTGAAGTCCCTGCCATCGAAGAAGAGCAGACAAGAACAATCTTGGATACTGAATCTGATCATGCTGATTGA
- the LOC118063261 gene encoding G-box-binding factor 1 isoform X1 — MGTGEESTPAKPSKPTSSNQEIPTTPSYPDWSSSMQAYYGAGATPPPFFASTVASPASHPYLWGSQHPLIPPYGTPVPYPALYPAGGVYAHPNMAPTPNSAQANIEMEVKVPNGKDRASAKKAKGTSGGKAGESGKAASGSGNDGVSQSAESGSDGSSDASDENTNQQEYGASKKGSFNQMLADANAQSTSAGANIQASVPGKPVVSMPATNLNIGMDLWNASSAAGATKMRPNPSCATSGVVSAGMPEQWIQDERELKRQKRKQSNRESARRSRLRKQAECEELQARVQSLSSDNSNLRNELQSLSEECNKLKSENDSIKEELTRLYGPEVVAKLEQSNPASVPESHGGEGDS, encoded by the exons ATGGGGACAGGGGAAGAAAGCACTCCTGCTAAGCCTTCCAAGCCCACATCTTCAAATCAG GAAATACCCACAACACCTTCATATCCTGATTGGTCAAGTTCTATGCAG GCTTATTATGGTGCCGGAGCTACCCCGCCTCCCTTTTTTGCCTCAACCGTAGCCTCGCCAGCCTCTCACCCCTATCTATGGGGAAGCCAG CATCCTTTAATCCCACCTTACGGAACTCCAGTTCCATACCCGGCTTTATATCCTGCAGGAGGAGTGTATGCTCATCCAAACATGGCCCCG ACACCAAATTCAGCCCAGGCAAATATAGAGATGGAAGTAAAGGTCCCCAATGGAAAGGACCGTGCTTCAGCTAAAAAAGCCAAGGGAACTTCTGGAGGCAAAGCAGGGGAGAGTGGAAAGGCAGCTTCTGGTTCTGGGAATGATGGTGTCTCCCAAAG TGCTGAAAGTGGTAGTGATGGCTCATCTGATGCCAGTGACGAGAATACTAACCAGCAG GAATATGGTGCAAGCAAGAAGGGAAGCTTCAACCAGATGCTTGCAGATG CCAATGCACAAAGTACCTCAGCTGGAGCAAATATACAAGCTTCTGTGCCTGGGAAACCTGTGGTGTCTATGCCTGCAACTAATTTAAACATTGGGATGGACTTATGGAACGCATCTTCTGCTGCTGGAGCTACAAAAATGAGACCAAATCCATCTTGTGCCACATCTGGAGTTGTTTCTGCTGGAATGCCTGAACAATGGATTCAA GATGAACGTGAATTGAAAAGACAGAAGAGGAAACAATCTAATAGAGAGTCAGCCAGAAGGTCCAGATTACGCAAACAG GCAGAGTGCGAGGAGCTACAAGCCAGGGTACAGAGTTTGAGCAGTGACAATAGCAATCTCAGAAATGAATTGCAGAGTCTCTCTGAAGAATGCAATAAGCTTAAATCCGAAAATGATTCCATTAAG GAGGAGTTGACTCGGTTGTATGGACCAGAAGTTGTAGCTAAACTTGAACAGAGCAACCCTGCTTCGGTTCCAGAGTCTCATGGTGGCGAGGGAGACAGTTGA
- the LOC118063261 gene encoding G-box-binding factor 1 isoform X2 translates to MQAYYGAGATPPPFFASTVASPASHPYLWGSQHPLIPPYGTPVPYPALYPAGGVYAHPNMAPTPNSAQANIEMEVKVPNGKDRASAKKAKGTSGGKAGESGKAASGSGNDGVSQSAESGSDGSSDASDENTNQQEYGASKKGSFNQMLADANAQSTSAGANIQASVPGKPVVSMPATNLNIGMDLWNASSAAGATKMRPNPSCATSGVVSAGMPEQWIQDERELKRQKRKQSNRESARRSRLRKQAECEELQARVQSLSSDNSNLRNELQSLSEECNKLKSENDSIKEELTRLYGPEVVAKLEQSNPASVPESHGGEGDS, encoded by the exons ATGCAG GCTTATTATGGTGCCGGAGCTACCCCGCCTCCCTTTTTTGCCTCAACCGTAGCCTCGCCAGCCTCTCACCCCTATCTATGGGGAAGCCAG CATCCTTTAATCCCACCTTACGGAACTCCAGTTCCATACCCGGCTTTATATCCTGCAGGAGGAGTGTATGCTCATCCAAACATGGCCCCG ACACCAAATTCAGCCCAGGCAAATATAGAGATGGAAGTAAAGGTCCCCAATGGAAAGGACCGTGCTTCAGCTAAAAAAGCCAAGGGAACTTCTGGAGGCAAAGCAGGGGAGAGTGGAAAGGCAGCTTCTGGTTCTGGGAATGATGGTGTCTCCCAAAG TGCTGAAAGTGGTAGTGATGGCTCATCTGATGCCAGTGACGAGAATACTAACCAGCAG GAATATGGTGCAAGCAAGAAGGGAAGCTTCAACCAGATGCTTGCAGATG CCAATGCACAAAGTACCTCAGCTGGAGCAAATATACAAGCTTCTGTGCCTGGGAAACCTGTGGTGTCTATGCCTGCAACTAATTTAAACATTGGGATGGACTTATGGAACGCATCTTCTGCTGCTGGAGCTACAAAAATGAGACCAAATCCATCTTGTGCCACATCTGGAGTTGTTTCTGCTGGAATGCCTGAACAATGGATTCAA GATGAACGTGAATTGAAAAGACAGAAGAGGAAACAATCTAATAGAGAGTCAGCCAGAAGGTCCAGATTACGCAAACAG GCAGAGTGCGAGGAGCTACAAGCCAGGGTACAGAGTTTGAGCAGTGACAATAGCAATCTCAGAAATGAATTGCAGAGTCTCTCTGAAGAATGCAATAAGCTTAAATCCGAAAATGATTCCATTAAG GAGGAGTTGACTCGGTTGTATGGACCAGAAGTTGTAGCTAAACTTGAACAGAGCAACCCTGCTTCGGTTCCAGAGTCTCATGGTGGCGAGGGAGACAGTTGA
- the LOC118063259 gene encoding homeobox-leucine zipper protein ATHB-40 has protein sequence MSYKVEDHMALTSQLYPGVFTQMVPQQGESKPRRRRKKNKDAGLNGARKRKLNEEQVNLLEMNFGNEHKLESERKDKLALELGLDPRQVAVWFQNRRARWKNKKLEEEYTKLKTSHENIVVEKCHLESEVLKLKEQLSEAEKEIQRLSDRIDGVSTNSPSSSLSMAMDPPFLGEFAMEGYGDAFYMPPENNYIPGMEWINLYM, from the exons ATGAGTTACAAGGTTGAAGATCACATGGCACTCACCTCTCAATTGTACCCAGGTGTATTCACTCAAATGGTTCCACAACAAG GTGAATCTAAACCACGACGAAGGCGAAAGAAGAACAAAGACGCCGGCCTTAATGGGGCAAGGAAGAGGAAACTTAATGAGGAGCAAGTTAATCTCCTTGAAATGAATTTTGGTAATGAACATAAGTTGGAATCTGAGAGGAAAGACAAGCTTGCTTTAGAGTTGGGACTCGATCCTCGCCAAGTTGCCGTTTGGTTTCAAAACCGGAGGGCAAGGTGGAAGAACAAGAAGCTAGAGGAGGAGTACACAAAGTTGAAGACATCCCATGAAAACATAGTTGTCGAGAAATGCCACCTTGAATCCGAG GTTTTAAAGCTCAAGGAACAACTCTCTGAAGCAGAAAAGGAGATCCAAAGGCTGTCAGACCGTATTGATGGGGTTTCCACCAATAGTCCTAGTTCATCCTTGTCGATGGCTATGGACCCCCCATTTCTTGGAGAGTTTGCAATGGAAGGATATGGAGATGCTTTCTACATGCCACCAGAAAACAATTACATTCCTGGCATGGAATGGATTAATCTGTATATGTAA
- the LOC118063258 gene encoding probable NAD(P)H dehydrogenase (quinone) FQR1-like 2 yields the protein MGKGGGCVPSKKKQPPVSDDPVSTTREAEPIPVNDEETNDIASTSLEPTISSKLKVFIVFYSMYGHVEGLAKRMKKGVDGVEGVEAFLYRVAETLSDDVLIKMKAPEKDAGIPEITAAELVNADGVLFGFPTRYGCMAAQMKAFFDSTGQLWKEQKLAGKPAGFFVSTGTQGGGQETTAWTAITQLTHHGMLFVPIGYTFGAGMFKMDSIRGGSPYGAGVYAGDGSREANETELALAEHQGKYMASMVKRLAQT from the exons ATGGGAAAAGGAGGCGGCTGCGTTCCGAGTAAGAAAAAACAACCACCAGTGTCCGACGACCCCGTTTCCACCACCCGCGAAGCCGAACCAATCCCTGTTAACGACGAGGAAACTAATGATATCGCAAGCACATCACTAGAGCCCACAATTTCatcaaaattgaaagtttttattgtgttttactcCATGTATGGGCACGTGGAAGGATTGGCCAAGAGAATGAAGAAAGGAGTGGACGGAGTGGAAGGAGTTGAGGCTTTTCTATATCGGGTTGCAGAAACGTTGTCTGATGATGTTTTGATCAAAATGAAAGCTCCGGAGAAAGATGCTGGGATCCCTGAGATTACGGCGGCGGAATTGGTGAATGCGGATGGTGTTTTGTTTGGGTTTCCGACAAGGTATGGGTGTATGGCTGCGCAGATGAAAGCGTTTTTCGATTCGACGGGGCAGTTGTGGAAGGAGCAGAAACTTGCTGGGAAACCTGCTGGGTTTTTTGTTAGTACTGGGACTCAAGGTGGAGGTCAAGAAACTACTGC ATGGACCGCAATTACCCAGTTGACCCACCACGGGATGCTATTTGTTCCGATTGGATACACCTTTGGAGCTGGCATGTTCAAGATGGATTCCATTCGAGGTGGCTCTCCATACGGCGCTGGAGTTTATGCCGGGGATGGCTCAAGAGAAGCAAATGAAACAGAGTTGGCACTTGCTGAACATCAGGGTAAATATATGGCCTCAATGGTCAAGAGGCTTGCCCAGACCTGA